Proteins from a genomic interval of Aureibacillus halotolerans:
- a CDS encoding nucleotidyltransferase family protein has translation MRLDNEQNIIHLVKNDEWMMNILLSAKSLNLPEWWIVAGFVRSKIWDTLHGFTERTPMADVDVIYFDQSNLDENIEKQLEQKLKEMDPQIPWSVKNEARMHLVNHNEPYSSSVDAISKFPETASALGLTLDNHNNVVLTAPWGLEDVLHMVVKPTPSFEETDNGAKMYEERVVKKNWQSIWGKVQIHHFQ, from the coding sequence TTGAGACTGGATAATGAGCAAAATATCATCCACCTTGTGAAAAACGATGAATGGATGATGAACATCTTATTGAGCGCCAAATCACTAAATCTGCCTGAATGGTGGATCGTTGCGGGTTTTGTTCGTTCAAAGATTTGGGATACACTTCATGGTTTTACTGAACGGACACCAATGGCTGATGTTGATGTGATTTACTTTGATCAAAGCAATCTCGATGAAAACATAGAAAAGCAGCTCGAACAAAAGCTTAAAGAAATGGATCCTCAAATTCCCTGGTCCGTTAAAAACGAAGCAAGAATGCACCTTGTCAATCACAACGAGCCGTACTCTTCTTCAGTCGATGCGATTTCAAAGTTCCCTGAAACGGCGTCTGCACTAGGGCTTACATTGGACAATCATAATAACGTTGTTTTAACAGCGCCTTGGGGACTTGAAGATGTGTTACATATGGTAGTAAAACCAACACCTTCTTTTGAAGAAACTGATAATGGGGCCAAAATGTATGAGGAGCGGGTCGTAAAGAAGAATTGGCAAAGCATCTGGGGGAAGGTACAGATTCATCATTTTCAATAA
- a CDS encoding diacylglycerol/lipid kinase family protein — protein MKKALVIINPSSGKEKALGLEEDVVSALQETHEEVAVRYTEKEGDATTFAKEACEEKLDTVIALGGDGTVNEAINGLAEQSHSPTFGFLPLGTVNDFARALKLPMVPKKAIEVLKANHTKRVDIGKIDGRYFMNVLAVGAIAELVYEVTPEQKSKFGPFAYFIEGAKALKEKTPFNLSITYDDNTWNGEAYVMLVALTNSVAGFETFAEQAKVNDGYFHVFVLKDLSIQSMMKLVPDLLRGELEGNDQIDYFRAASLKVESSMDLVVNIDGDEGVPLPFTADVLHNALHILVSSEE, from the coding sequence TCGGGCAAGGAGAAAGCATTGGGCTTAGAAGAAGATGTTGTTTCGGCATTACAGGAAACCCATGAGGAAGTGGCAGTGCGGTATACAGAAAAAGAGGGCGACGCGACAACGTTTGCCAAAGAAGCTTGCGAGGAGAAGCTCGACACCGTGATCGCCTTAGGTGGCGACGGAACGGTGAACGAAGCAATCAATGGTCTCGCTGAGCAGAGCCATTCGCCGACATTTGGCTTTCTGCCTTTAGGCACGGTCAATGATTTCGCCCGTGCGTTGAAGTTGCCAATGGTTCCTAAGAAGGCTATCGAAGTCTTGAAGGCTAATCACACAAAACGCGTCGATATTGGAAAAATTGACGGCCGTTACTTTATGAACGTCCTTGCTGTTGGAGCAATTGCAGAACTGGTGTATGAAGTGACGCCAGAGCAAAAATCTAAATTTGGGCCATTCGCCTATTTTATTGAAGGAGCGAAGGCACTAAAGGAAAAAACGCCATTTAATTTATCGATTACCTACGATGACAACACTTGGAATGGAGAAGCCTACGTTATGCTCGTGGCGCTAACCAACTCGGTCGCGGGATTTGAAACGTTTGCCGAGCAGGCGAAGGTGAACGATGGGTATTTTCATGTGTTTGTTTTAAAGGACTTATCGATTCAATCTATGATGAAGCTAGTGCCTGATTTATTGCGTGGGGAGTTGGAAGGCAATGATCAAATTGACTACTTCCGGGCCGCCTCACTTAAGGTAGAGTCTAGCATGGATCTTGTCGTGAATATTGATGGCGACGAAGGTGTTCCACTGCCTTTTACGGCCGATGTCCTTCATAATGCACTGCATATTCTTGTTTCTTCCGAAGAATAA